From one Lycium ferocissimum isolate CSIRO_LF1 chromosome 5, AGI_CSIRO_Lferr_CH_V1, whole genome shotgun sequence genomic stretch:
- the LOC132058203 gene encoding cytochrome P450 71A4-like, translating into MDLPWYSLLIPLLVFIFFLHQCFFTASNVQKKLPPSPRKLPIIGNLHQLGSHPHRSLHKLSEKYGPVMLLHLGSKPVIVASSVDAARDIMKTHDLVWASRPKSSIVDRLFYRSKDVAFSPFGEYWRQVRSITVLHLLSNKRVQSFRDVREEEISNVIAKIRQECDSLSSVIDLSVSLYSLTNNIISRVSLGRKYNEGESGIDAKTILEKLVELIGSFNVGDYVPWLEWVNKITGLDTKVEKVAKELDAFLESVIEEHIIRNKKREYRPGKAKDFVDVLLEIQNGKETGFPLQRDSLKAILLDSFAAGTDSTYTTLGWTMTELLRHPKAMETLQNEVRGLVQGKEEIKEDDLGNMQYLRAVIKETLRIHPPNALLLRRESMEDVKLLGYYHIPARTQAIINAWAIGRDPLLWENPEEYRPERFLNSDIDVKGLNFEFIPFGAGRRGCPGSTFAIAVIELALARLVHEFNFALPEGIKPEDLDMTESTGITIHRKSPLLVVATPCSS; encoded by the exons atggatcTCCCCTGGTATTCTCTTCTAATTCCTCTGcttgttttcattttcttccttcatcAGTGCTTCTTTACTGCCTCAAACGTCCAAAAAAAGTTACCACCTTCCCCAAGAAAGCTTCCAATTATAGGAAATTTGCATCAACTTGGGTCACATCCTCACCGTTCTCTCCATAAACTATCTGAAAAATATGGTCCAGTCATGCTACTTCACTTAGGCAGTAAGCCAGTCATTGTTGCTTCCTCTGTCGATGCTGCTCGTGATATCATGAAAACTCACGATCTCGTCTGGGCAAGCAGACCTAAATCCAGCATCGTTGATAGACTCTTTTATCGCTCCAAGGACGTGGCCTTTAGTCCCTTTGGTGAATATTGGAGGCAAGTTAGAAGTATTACTGTGCTTCACCTTCTCAGTAATAAAAGAGTTCAATCTTTTCGTGATGTcagagaagaagaaatatcGAACGTAATTGCAAAAATCAGGCAAGAGTGTGATTCTTTGAGTTCAGTGATAGATTTGAGCGTTAGTTTATATTCTCTGACTAATAACATAATTAGCAGAGTGTCCTTAGGGAGGAAATATAATGAAGGGGAAAGTGGAATAGATGCTAAGACCATCCTAGAAAAACTAGTTGAACTTATAGGTTCTTTTAACGTCGGGGATTATGTTCCATGGCTTGAATGGGTCAATAAAATCACTGGTTTAGACACCAAAGTGGAGAAAGTAGCTAAAGAGTTGGATGCATTCTTGGAGAGTGTGATTGAAGAACACATTATCAGgaacaagaaaagagaatacCGTCCGGGTAAAGCTAAAGACTTTGTGGACGTTTTGCTAGAAATTCAAAATGGAAAGGAAACCGGGTTTCCTCTTCAAAGGGATTCATTAAAAGCTATCCTCTTG GATTCGTTTGCTGCTGGCACGGATTCAACATATACAACTCTAGGTTGGACAATGACAGAGCTTTTAAGGCATCCAAAAGCCATGGAAACATTACAAAATGAAGTGAGGGGATTAGTCCAAGGGAAAGAAGAGATAAAAGAGGATGACTTGGGAAATATGCAATATCTGAGAGCTGTTATCAAAGAGACCCTCAGGATTCATCCACCCAATGCACTACTACTTCGTCGAGAATCAATGGAAGACGTGAAATTATTAGGCTATTATCACATACCTGCTAGAACTCAAGCCATTATTAATGCTTGGGCGATCGGAAGAGACCCGTTATTGTGGGAAAATCCAGAGGAATATCGACCAGAGAGATTCTTAAATAGTGATATTGATGTCAAAGGACTAAACTTTGAGTTCATTCCCTTCGGAGCTGGCAGAAGGGGCTGCCCAGGAAGTACTTTTGCTATCGCTGTAATTGAGCTAGCATTAGCAAGGCTTGTGCATGAGTTTAATTTTGCATTACCAGAAGGGATAAAGCCGGAGGATTTGGATATGACTGAAAGCACTGGCATCACTATTCACAGGAAATCACCTTTACTAGTAGTGGCCACTCCATGCTCTAGTTAG
- the LOC132058205 gene encoding cytochrome P450 71A4-like encodes MDLPWYSILIPLLVFIFSLHQWFFTSSNVQKKLPPSPRKLPIIGNLHQLGSHPHRSLHKLSEKHGPVMLLHLGSKPMLIASSVEAARAIMKTHDLIWASRPKSSIVDRLFYRSKDVGFSPFGEYWRQVRSITVLHLLSNKRVQSFRGVREDETTNMIAKIRQGCDSSSSIIYLGDHLCALTNNIISRVALGRTYNERESGIDAKAILAEFVELLGCFNVGDYIPWLKWINKITGLDTKVEKVAKKLDIFLESVIEEHIIRNKERKYRAGEAKDFVDVLLEIQNGKETGFPLQRDSLKAILLDSFAAGTDTTYTTLDWTMAELLRQPRTMETLQNEVRQLAQGKSEITEDDLKNMQYLKAAIKESLRLHPAIPLLIPRESMEDVKLLGHYHIPAQTQAIVNAWAIGRDPLLWGNPEEYRPERFLNSDIDVKGLNCEFIPFGAGRRGCPGSSFAIAVIELAVAKLVHKFNFALPEGLKPEDMDMTESTGITTRRKSPLLVVATPCT; translated from the exons atggatCTTCCATGGTATTCTATTCTAATTCCTCTGCTTGTTTTCATTTTCTCCCTTCATCAGTGGTTCTTTACTAGCTCAAACGTCCAAAAAAAGTTACCACCATCCCCAAGAAAGCTTCCAATTATAGGAAATTTGCATCAACTTGGGTCACATCCTCACCGTTCTCTCCATAAGCTTTCAGAAAAACATGGTCCAGTCATGCTACTTCACTTGGGAAGTAAGCCAATGCTCATTGCTTCCTCTGTTGAGGCTGCTCGTGCTATCATGAAAACTCATGATCTCATCTGGGCAAGCAGACCTAAATCCAGCATTGTTGATAGACTCTTTTATCGCTCCAAGGACGTGGGCTTTAGTCCATTTGGTGAATATTGGAGGCAAGTTAGAAGTATTACTGTTCTTCATCTTCTCAGCAATAAAAGAGTTCAATCTTTTCGTGGTGTCAGAGAAGATGAAACAACGAATATGATTGCAAAAATCAGGCAAGGTTGTGATTCTTCGAGTTCAATAATATATTTGGGAGATCATTTATGTGCTCTCACTAATAACATAATTAGCCGAGTGGCCTTAGGGAGGACATATAATGAAAGGGAAAGTGGAATAGATGCAAAGGCCATCCTAGCAGAATTTGTTGAACTTTTAGGTTGTTTTAACGTTGGGGATTATATTCCGTGGCTTAAATGGATCAATAAAATCACTGGTTTGGACACCAAAGTGGAGAAAGTAGCTAAAAAGTTGGATATATTTTTAGAGAGTGTGATTGAAGAACACATTATTAGGAACAAGGAAAGGAAATACCGCGCAGGTGAAGCTAAAGACTTCGTGGACGTTTTGCTAGAAATTCAAAATGGAAAGGAAACTGGCTTTCCTCTTCAAAGGGATTCATTGAAAGCTATCCTCTTG GATTCGTTTGCTGCTGGCACGgatacaacatatacaactcTAGATTGGACAATGGCAGAGCTTTTGAGGCAGCCAAGAACCATGGAAACATTACAGAATGAAGTGCGACAATTAGCTCAAGGAAAATCCGAGATAACAGAGGATGATCTAAAAAATATGCAGTATCTGAAAGCAGCAATCAAGGAAAGCCTCAGGCTTCATCCAGCAATTCCACTACTAATTCCTCGAGAATCAATGGAAGACGTGAAATTGTTAGGCCATTATCACATTCCTGCCCAAACTCAAGCCATTGTTAATGCTTGGGCTATCGGAAGAGACCCGTTATTGTGGGGAAATCCAGAGGAGTATCGGCCAGAGAGATTCTTAAATAGTGATATTGATGTCAAAGGACTAAACTGTGAGTTCATTCCCTTCGGAGCTGGTAGAAGGGGCTGCCCAGGAAGTAGTTTTGCTATTGCAGTAATTGAGCTAGCAGTAGCGAAGCTTGTGCATAAGTTTAATTTTGCATTACCAGAAGGGTTAAAACCGGAGGATATGGATATGACTGAAAGCACCGGCATAACTACTCGTAGGAAATCACCTTTGCTAGTTGTGGCCACTCCATGTACTTAA